Proteins from a genomic interval of Solea solea chromosome 10, fSolSol10.1, whole genome shotgun sequence:
- the LOC131466655 gene encoding uncharacterized protein LOC131466655, protein MSPLPLLSTLVLLPLFCAVVAAQSDPESRTGLIQELRAALAELAAEGRTYLGRLAGEQTVLSVQKAFSQVLGVVAENVAKGLNLLLQHIAHLLRTAGIQDVVPVKVTPEGLAFVAQWVLVALIGYWLFSLAYRLVASTLRRALWLLKVGVALTAFAFILRDHSTGTETMAVRLAVLVFVCVLLGVGSSRGGADAADKTAHLEEQVKVLERRLRDMERWTKAE, encoded by the exons atgtctcctcttcctctcctctccacgcTCGTGCTGCTGCCGCTGTTTTGCGCGGTCGTTGCGGCGCAGTCAGACCCCGAGAGCCGCACCGGGCTCATCCAGGAGCTGCGGGCGGCGCTGGCGGAGCTGGCCGCGGAGGGGAGGACCTACCTGGGCAGACTGGCCGGGGAGCAGACGGTGCTGTCGGTGCAGAAG GCGTTCTCTCAGGTTCTCGGTGTCGTCGCAGAAAACGTGGCTAAAGGTCTGAACCTGCTTCTGCAGCACATCGCACATTTACTGAGAACTGCAGGAATCCAAG ACGTCGTCCCCGTCAAAGTGACTCCAGAGGGCCTCGCCTTCGTGGCTCAGTGGGTCCTCGTGGCCCTCATCGGGTACTGGCTTTTCTCGCTGGCTTACCGCCTGGTGGCGTCCACCCTGAGGCGGGCCCTGTGGCTGCTGAAGGTGGGCGTGGCGCTGACCGCCTTCGCATTCATCCTGAGGGACCACAGCACGGGGACGGAGACCATGGCGGTCCGACTGGCCGTCCTGGTCTTCGTCTGCGTGCTGCTGGGCGTCGGGTCGTCACGGGGAGGAGCCGACGCCGCGGATAAGACCGCCCACCTGGAGGAGCAGGTGAAGGTTCTGGAGCGGCGGCTGAGGGACATGGAGAGGTGGACGAAAGCAGAGTGA
- the LOC131466659 gene encoding proline-rich protein 13-like — protein MQHCSVFQVYYHGPSPGMGPVGHPPPAGPGQWNGPPPSPGYNPGYPSTNPGYPSTNPGYPPTNPGYPTLSDRSVVGSLEE, from the exons ATGCAACATTGTTCTGTGTTTCAGGTTTACTACCACGGACCCAGTCCTGgcatg GGTCCTGTGGGCCATCCTCCACCTGCCGGCCCTGGACAATGGAACGGTCCTCCACCGTCCCCT GGATATAACCCCGGCTACCCTTCCACCAACCCCGGCTACCCTTCCACCAACCCCGGCTACCCTCCCACCAACCCCGGCTACCCGACACTCTCTGACCGATCAGTGGTCGGGAGTCTGGAAGAGTAA